A single region of the Rhipicephalus microplus isolate Deutch F79 chromosome 10, USDA_Rmic, whole genome shotgun sequence genome encodes:
- the LOC142774441 gene encoding uncharacterized protein LOC142774441 yields the protein MEAKAEDDGAENGGSTATRNTGSKASEGGASAGPSAGPSTANQVNHRYALRGKKLAVEPQHEGHPDFRAGSSNADQTPPEFKTPPPKGNTTGRRKKAGAKDKVAFDMIPENSLVSTKEDRAPAPACHQTQEIVHPEPFPNPSAADTKAAGRLPRPKTGAEPKTGAEKLRDKNPAPAEKHTGHGETAASASSGRKTKRLLRRDTFGACFYLPPCDGFEVPESSDKQANS from the coding sequence ATGGAAGCAAAGGCCGAAGACGACGGGGCAGAGAATGGAGGGAGCaccgccacacgaaacacgggaAGCAAGGCCTCAGAAGGCGGTGCCTCAGCCGGTCCCAGCGCAGGGCCTTCCACCGCAAACCAGGTGAACCACCGATACGCACTGAGAGGCAAGAAACTTGCTGTGGAACCGCAGCATGAAGGCCATCCCGACTTCAGGGCCGGTTCGTCAAACGCCGACCAGACACCGCCGGAATTCAAGACTCCGCCACCGAAAGGAAACACCACCGGCCGGCGCAAAAAGGCTGGCGCTAAAGACAAAGTGGCCTTTGACATGATTCCTGAGAATTCTCTGGTGTCAACAAAGGAAGACCGTGCACCCGCGCCAGCTTGTCATCAGACTCAAGAGATAGTTCACCCGGAGCCGTTCCCGAACCCATCTGCTGCTGACACCAAAGCAGCAGGACGTTTGCCCAGGCCGAAAACCGGTGCAGAGCCGAAAACTGGCGCAGAGAAGCTGCGTGACAAAAATCCGGCCCCTGCAGAGAAGCATACCGGCCATGGAGAAACGGCGGCCTCTGCAAGCTCTGGCCGCAAGACAAAAAGGCTCTTGCGTAGAGACACGTTCGGGGCGTGTTTCTACTTGCCTCCGTGCGATGGGTTCGAGGTCCCAGAGAGCAGTGACAAGCAAGCCAATTCGTGA